One window of the Poecilia reticulata strain Guanapo unplaced genomic scaffold, Guppy_female_1.0+MT scaffold_224, whole genome shotgun sequence genome contains the following:
- the LOC103460296 gene encoding uncharacterized protein LOC103460296, with protein MATGSVSVKVEVDSGAESVVLPYRTTEYLPRDVTVEWRSFPFWKVHVHQNGSDRPEQQNQRYRTRTSMNEDPLGTGDLSLTLRRPTQRDSGLYSCGIRAFSGNERGKTFYLKVKEIPQLLDSPPAALGFSSRCSAADGGRRNRNSRNAADGRTETQHVLDRRVSAPFLLSGWFNFAPPASHAQQEVTVRLGQNVSLDCPGPSDEEIKLFTWTKDGLGSDHVFFYRNGRSYGSYQHESFRGRVDLRSSLEDGDFSVVLHDVGRTDEGTYRCVIITRRSGGHDGERRSFVNLTVSGEDPAADPSGTDEEQNQDEEDEAGRTGDLTDEYDSLPFVIVSVFVIALFILIIIIIIGCFLRKPAGLSKYRLGRSEHHQPNGQQQVI; from the exons atggcaactggATCAG TCTCGGTGAAGGTGGAGGTGGACTCGGGGGCGGAGTCTGTCGTGCTGCCCTACAGAACCACCGAGTACCTGCCCAGAGACGTGACGGTGGAGTGGAGGTCCTTCCCATTCTGGAAGGTCCATGTGCATCAGAACGGTTCTGATCGTCctgagcagcagaaccagcgctacagaaccagaaccagcatgAATGAAGATCCTCTGGGGACAGGAGACCTCAGCCTGACTCTGAGACGTCCCACTCAGAGGGACAGTGGGTTGTACTCGTGTGGAATCCGGGCATTTTCAGGGAATGAGAGAGGAAAAACGTTCTAtctgaaggtcaaag AAATCCCGCAGCTCTTGGATTCTCCTCCCGCTGCTCTTGGATTCTCCTCCCGCTGCTCGGCTGCAGATGGAGgcagaagaaacagaaactccAGAAATGCTGCAGATGGACGGACTGAGACTCAACACGTGTTGGACCGCAGAGTTTCTGCTCCGTTTCTGCTCAGCGGCTGGTTCAACTTTG ctcctccagcgtCACACG CTCAGCAGGAGGTGACGGTGAGGCTGGGACAGAACGTCTCTCTGGACTGTCCCGGACCGTCAGATGAAGAAATCAAACTGTTCACCTGGACCAAAGACGGCCTCGGCTCGGATCACGTGTTCTTCTACCGTAACGGCCGCTCTTACGGGTCGTACCAACACGAGTCCTTCAGAGGCCGAGTGGACCTGAGGAGCTCCCTGGAGGACGGCGACTTCTCCGTGGTTCTGCACGACGTCGGTAGGACGGACGAAGGGACGTATCGCTGCGTGATCATCACCAGGAGATCGGGAGGCCATGATGGAGAGCGCCGCTCGTTTGTCAACCTGACGGTCTCAGGGGAGGATCCAGCCGCGGATCCATCAG GAACCGATGAGGAGCAAAACCAGGATGAAGAGGACGAGGCTGGAAGAACCGGAGATCTGACCGATGAATACGATTCACTTCCATTTGTtattgtgtctgtgtttgtgattgctcttttcattttgattattattattattattggttgTTTTCTCAGGAAACCTGCAGGTTTGTCAAAGTACAGGTTGGGTCGTTCAGAGCATCATCAGCCTAACGGTCAGCAGCAGGTGATCTGA
- the LOC103460295 gene encoding myelin-oligodendrocyte glycoprotein-like isoform X1 encodes MIVLHLISCFLLILQVSAADVAVTPGGAADLQCQTPGAAAATVVEWTKDGLPASEYVFFYRNGRPYDKYQHDSFRGRVALKNRSGPGSGDVSVVLKNVSVQDEGTFRCRVLMSSSGAQAEEHLQVSRLRVALRSGSEAGGETGSEAGSEAGNEAGSEAGSEAGNVQRVFTDGAAGPNVAVAVGLLMVCVCVAAGVGFYLYRRNKSPVHQRTEVV; translated from the exons atgatAGTTTTGCATTTAATCTCGTGTTTTCTGCTGATCCTGcaggtttctgctgctgacg TGGCGGTGACaccaggaggagctgctgaccTGCAGTGTCAGACTCCCGGCGCCGCGGCGGCCACCGTGGTGGAGTGGACCAAAGACGGCCTGCCGGCCAGCGAATACGTCTTCTTCTACCGCAACGGCCGGCCGTACGACAAGTACCAGCACGACTCCTTCAGAGGCCGAGTGGCGCTGAAGAACCGGTCCGGTCCGGGCAGCGGGGACGTCTCTGTGGTCCTGAAGAACGTCTCTGTGCAGGACGAGGGGACGTTCCGGTGTCGGGTTCTGATGAGCAGCTCTGGGGCCCAGGCGGAGGAACACCTTCAGGTCAGCCGGCTGAGGGTCGCGCTGCGGTCAG GAAGCGAAGCAGGAGgcgaaacaggaagtgaagcagGAAGCGAAGCAGGAaatgaagcaggaagtgaagcaggaagtgaagcaGGAAACGTCCAGAGGGTTTTCACAGACGGAGCAGCGGGTCCAAACGTCGCTGTCGCTGTTGGACTCCTcatggtttgtgtttgtgttgctgctggTGTCGGTTTTTATCTGTACAGGAGAAATAAATCTCCTGTCCATCAGAGGACAGAAGTTGTGTGA
- the LOC103460295 gene encoding myelin-oligodendrocyte glycoprotein-like isoform X2 codes for MIVLHLISCFLLILQVSAADVAVTPGGAADLQCQTPGAAAATVVEWTKDGLPASEYVFFYRNGRPYDKYQHDSFRGRVALKNRSGPGSGDVSVVLKNVSVQDEGTFRCRVLMSSSGAQAEEHLQVSRLRVALRSGSEAGSEAGNEAGSEAGSEAGNVQRVFTDGAAGPNVAVAVGLLMVCVCVAAGVGFYLYRRNKSPVHQRTEVV; via the exons atgatAGTTTTGCATTTAATCTCGTGTTTTCTGCTGATCCTGcaggtttctgctgctgacg TGGCGGTGACaccaggaggagctgctgaccTGCAGTGTCAGACTCCCGGCGCCGCGGCGGCCACCGTGGTGGAGTGGACCAAAGACGGCCTGCCGGCCAGCGAATACGTCTTCTTCTACCGCAACGGCCGGCCGTACGACAAGTACCAGCACGACTCCTTCAGAGGCCGAGTGGCGCTGAAGAACCGGTCCGGTCCGGGCAGCGGGGACGTCTCTGTGGTCCTGAAGAACGTCTCTGTGCAGGACGAGGGGACGTTCCGGTGTCGGGTTCTGATGAGCAGCTCTGGGGCCCAGGCGGAGGAACACCTTCAGGTCAGCCGGCTGAGGGTCGCGCTGCGGTCAG gaagtgaagcagGAAGCGAAGCAGGAaatgaagcaggaagtgaagcaggaagtgaagcaGGAAACGTCCAGAGGGTTTTCACAGACGGAGCAGCGGGTCCAAACGTCGCTGTCGCTGTTGGACTCCTcatggtttgtgtttgtgttgctgctggTGTCGGTTTTTATCTGTACAGGAGAAATAAATCTCCTGTCCATCAGAGGACAGAAGTTGTGTGA